A genomic window from Elaeis guineensis isolate ETL-2024a chromosome 3, EG11, whole genome shotgun sequence includes:
- the LOC140856088 gene encoding protein POLARALIZATION DURING ASYMMETRIC DIVISION AND REDISTRIBUTION-like isoform X2 codes for MHGLVLDIEESPCVDSDSLGGSHMEEKRIADFLPGCKAGAMENKKRRKTWDICLSLPHSSASAADSLSPRVLLSRLRLSLHKASPARGGGAGDGIGCRMRFPRHRSFKKEKDEERGEVECEENEAEVGGGKVVDSPVSAPPASGGRASPLPDSAIVDGGREGSGETGRKPEEVSLNLGMGIGLVFLLARSATEFDKMVELRAQMETLLKDIKDEIQRKEVPPNNTESNNIIGSSASNSFGNGNTSNSISLRNDRASYHLPRLHSAMESAAQSKCDTAPGSKRCLKVDQIEAELEIELERLRLDLGDKDSSAYLQPHGMELTSGNTDPSENLTQSSEEGNEAEERSFHYGVNPRELERRLHELLETRQQERIAELESALEYAERMLHERDREICWWRDTAKLVSHHKDETLFR; via the exons ATGCATGGCTTGGTGTTGGACATAGAGGAGAGTCCCTGCGTGGACTCCGATTCTTTGGGTGGAAGTCACATGGAGGAGAAGAGAATAGCCGATTTCCTCCCGGGATGCAAAGCCGGGGCAATGgagaacaagaaaagaagaaaaacgtGGGACATTTGCCTATCCCTTCCCCACTCCTCTGCCTCCGCTGCCGACTCTCTTTCTCCTCGCGTTCTGCTCTCCCGGCTGCGCCTCTCGCTCCACAAGGCATCGCCGGCCCGCGGCGGCGGAGCGGGGGATGGGATCGGATGCCGGATGCGGTTCCCGAGGCATCGCTCTTTTAAGAAGGAGAAGGACGAGGAGCGAGGGGAGGTGGAATGCGAGGAGAATGAGGCGGAGGTGGGCGGAGGGAAGGTGGTGGATTCACCTGTTTCGGCGCCGCCGGCGAGCGGGGGGAGGGCCTCGCCGTTGCCGGACTCCGCCATTGTGGATGGAGGCAGGGAGGGTTCCGGCGAGACAG GAAGGAAGCCAGAAGAAGTGTCTTTAAACCTAGGTATGGGGATAGGTCTGGTCTTTCTCTTAGCCAGGAGCGCAACTGAATTCGATAAGATGGTAGAACTGCGGGCGCAGATGGAAACGCTGCTTAAAGACATTAAGGATGAGATCCAGAGGAAGGAAGTACCTCCTAACAATACAGAGTCAAATAATATTATTGGCTCTTCTGCATCTAATAGCTTTGGAAATGGAAATACAAGCAATTCCATATCTTTGCGAAATGATAGAGCATCTTACCATTTGCCAAGGTTGCACAGTGCCATGGAATCTGCTGCACAGTCCAAGTGTGATACGGCCCCAGGAAGCAAAAGGTGCTTGAAGGTTGATCAAATAGAAGCAGAGCTCGAAATTGAACTAGAACGTCTGCGACTCGATTTGGGAGACAAAGATTCATCTGCTTATCTACAACCACACGGAATGGAG TTGACAAGCGGGAATACGGATCCTTCTGAGAACTTAACCCAAAGTTCTGAAGAAGGCAATGAAGCCGAAGAAAGAAGTTTTCACTATGGGGTTAACCCACGAGAGCTGGAAAGGAGATTGCATGAGCTTCTAGAAACAAGACAGCAAGAGAGGATAGCAGAGCTAGAATCTGCACTGGAATATGCTGAGAGAATGCTACATGAAAGGGACAGAGAGATATGCTGGTGGAGGGACACTGCAAAGCTGGTCTCACATCATAAGGATGAAACTCTATTTAGGTGA
- the LOC105032767 gene encoding type IV inositol polyphosphate 5-phosphatase 9 isoform X2, whose protein sequence is MKLLLHPTSFVSIHAPLHPILHSPFLLPLTSLSLLPASRSIMPQYRKFGEVMWPKLVANKYFLHRPLGSNHFVTDFSPTDSFLDVNGLDHPALPERSLDDQKGRLKYKVFVSTWNVGGVVPSDDLNLEDWLDTKNNSYDIYVLGFQEIVPLSVKNVLGPQKCSISMKWNSLIRTTLRKSLTNQKRIHESKVEEKQKVHPVKDGSSREHATQDFRCILSKQMVGILASVWVRGDLWRHVRHPSVSCIGCGIMGCLGNKGSVSVRFYLHETSFCFVCCHLASGGKEGDQVHRNSDVMDIFSRTSFPRGSSFNLPQKILDHDRIVLFGDLNYRISLPEAKMRSLVEQKQWNILLEKDQLRIEVSEGRAFEGWHEGVIAFSPTYKYYQNSDEYYGCAQGVIEFCGMVRA, encoded by the exons ATGAAACTCCTCCTTCATCCCACTTCCTTTGTATCCATTCATGCACCCCTCCATCCAATCCTTCATTCTCCTTTCCTTCTACCACTCACAAGCCTCTCCCTTCTACCGGCATCTCGTAGCATCATGCCACAGTACCGAAAATTTGGAGAA GTCATGTGGCCAAAATTGGTGGCCAACAAGTACTTCCTCCATCGGCCGCTGGGTAGCAATCACTTTGTCACCGACTTCTCGCCGACCGATAGTTTTCTCGATGTCAATGGTTTAGATCACCCAGCCTTGCCTGAGAGGTCACTTGATGATCAAAAGGGCAGACTTAAGTACAA GGTGTTCGTTAGCACGTGGAACGTCGGAGGGGTGGTGCCAAGTGATGATCTGAATTTGGAGGATTGGTTGGACACCAAGAATAATTCTTATGATATATATGTTCTTGG GTTCCAAGAGATTGTGCCACTTAGTGTTAAGAATGTCTTAGGACCTCAAAAATGCAGCATATCTATGAAATGGAACTCGCTCATTCGAACAACACTGAGAAAGTCTCTTACCAACCAAAAGAGAATCCATGAATCCAAGGTAGAGGAGAAGCAAAAGGTGCACCCAGTCAAGGATGGCAGCTCCCGGGAGCACGCAACGCAGGACTTCAGATGCATTCTAAGCAAACAGATGGTTGGAATTTTGGCCTCCGTTTGGGTGAGAGGAGATCTCTGGCGGCATGTTCGCCACCCAAGTGTCTCATGCATTGGTTGTGGCATCATGGGCTGCTTAGGGAATAAG GGTTCAGTTTCTGTTAGATTTTACTTGCATGAAACCAGCTTCTGCTTTGTATGCTGCCATTTAGcttctggagggaaagaaggggaccAGGTGCACAGGAATTCGGATGTCATGGATATATTTTCAAGAACAAGTTTCCCTCGTGGCTCTTCTTTTAATCTGCCGCAGAAGATCCTGGATCATGA TCGTATAGTCTTATTTGGCGATTTAAACTATAGAATCTCCTTGCCAGAGGCCAAGATGCGCTCACTAGTGGAACAGAAGCAGTGGAATATCTTGCTAGAGAAGGATCAG TTAAGGATCGAGGTCTCTGAGGGCCGGGCATTTGAAGGTTGGCATGAGGGGGTGATTGCATTCTCCcctacatataaatattaccaaaaCTCAGATGAATACTATGGATGTGCTCAAG GTGTGATCGAATTTTGTGGCATGGTAAGGGCTTGA
- the LOC105032767 gene encoding type IV inositol polyphosphate 5-phosphatase 9 isoform X1 — MKLLLHPTSFVSIHAPLHPILHSPFLLPLTSLSLLPASRSIMPQYRKFGEVMWPKLVANKYFLHRPLGSNHFVTDFSPTDSFLDVNGLDHPALPERSLDDQKGRLKYKVFVSTWNVGGVVPSDDLNLEDWLDTKNNSYDIYVLGFQEIVPLSVKNVLGPQKCSISMKWNSLIRTTLRKSLTNQKRIHESKVEEKQKVHPVKDGSSREHATQDFRCILSKQMVGILASVWVRGDLWRHVRHPSVSCIGCGIMGCLGNKGSVSVRFYLHETSFCFVCCHLASGGKEGDQVHRNSDVMDIFSRTSFPRGSSFNLPQKILDHDRIVLFGDLNYRISLPEAKMRSLVEQKQWNILLEKDQLRIEVSEGRAFEGWHEGVIAFSPTYKYYQNSDEYYGCAQGKKGEKRRAPAWCDRILWHGKGLKQKRYERCKSRLSDHRPVRAIFTAEVKVVRNFGSSQSFFLSDKFDHIMDHFDLLSNNGLSNGRPSLQL; from the exons ATGAAACTCCTCCTTCATCCCACTTCCTTTGTATCCATTCATGCACCCCTCCATCCAATCCTTCATTCTCCTTTCCTTCTACCACTCACAAGCCTCTCCCTTCTACCGGCATCTCGTAGCATCATGCCACAGTACCGAAAATTTGGAGAA GTCATGTGGCCAAAATTGGTGGCCAACAAGTACTTCCTCCATCGGCCGCTGGGTAGCAATCACTTTGTCACCGACTTCTCGCCGACCGATAGTTTTCTCGATGTCAATGGTTTAGATCACCCAGCCTTGCCTGAGAGGTCACTTGATGATCAAAAGGGCAGACTTAAGTACAA GGTGTTCGTTAGCACGTGGAACGTCGGAGGGGTGGTGCCAAGTGATGATCTGAATTTGGAGGATTGGTTGGACACCAAGAATAATTCTTATGATATATATGTTCTTGG GTTCCAAGAGATTGTGCCACTTAGTGTTAAGAATGTCTTAGGACCTCAAAAATGCAGCATATCTATGAAATGGAACTCGCTCATTCGAACAACACTGAGAAAGTCTCTTACCAACCAAAAGAGAATCCATGAATCCAAGGTAGAGGAGAAGCAAAAGGTGCACCCAGTCAAGGATGGCAGCTCCCGGGAGCACGCAACGCAGGACTTCAGATGCATTCTAAGCAAACAGATGGTTGGAATTTTGGCCTCCGTTTGGGTGAGAGGAGATCTCTGGCGGCATGTTCGCCACCCAAGTGTCTCATGCATTGGTTGTGGCATCATGGGCTGCTTAGGGAATAAG GGTTCAGTTTCTGTTAGATTTTACTTGCATGAAACCAGCTTCTGCTTTGTATGCTGCCATTTAGcttctggagggaaagaaggggaccAGGTGCACAGGAATTCGGATGTCATGGATATATTTTCAAGAACAAGTTTCCCTCGTGGCTCTTCTTTTAATCTGCCGCAGAAGATCCTGGATCATGA TCGTATAGTCTTATTTGGCGATTTAAACTATAGAATCTCCTTGCCAGAGGCCAAGATGCGCTCACTAGTGGAACAGAAGCAGTGGAATATCTTGCTAGAGAAGGATCAG TTAAGGATCGAGGTCTCTGAGGGCCGGGCATTTGAAGGTTGGCATGAGGGGGTGATTGCATTCTCCcctacatataaatattaccaaaaCTCAGATGAATACTATGGATGTGCTCAAGGTAAAAAGGGTGAAAAAAGAAGAGCCCCAGCATG GTGTGATCGAATTTTGTGGCATGGTAAGGGCTTGAAGCAAAAACGATACGAGAGATGCAAGTCAAGATTGTCTGATCATCGACCGGTGCGGGCAATCTTCACTGCTGAAGTCAAGGTTGTAAGAAATTTCGGCTCCTCGCAAAGCTTCTTCTTGTCAGacaaatttgatcatatcatggaCCATTTTGATTTGTTATCGAATAATGGTCTAAGCAATGGAAGACCAAGTTTGCAACTTTAA
- the LOC140856088 gene encoding protein POLARALIZATION DURING ASYMMETRIC DIVISION AND REDISTRIBUTION-like isoform X1, translating into MHGLVLDIEESPCVDSDSLGGSHMEEKRIADFLPGCKAGAMENKKRRKTWDICLSLPHSSASAADSLSPRVLLSRLRLSLHKASPARGGGAGDGIGCRMRFPRHRSFKKEKDEERGEVECEENEAEVGGGKVVDSPVSAPPASGGRASPLPDSAIVDGGREGSGETGRKPEEVSLNLGMGIGLVFLLARSATEFDKMVELRAQMETLLKDIKDEIQRKEVPPNNTESNNIIGSSASNSFGNGNTSNSISLRNDRASYHLPRLHSAMESAAQSKCDTAPGSKRCLKVDQIEAELEIELERLRLDLGDKDSSAYLQPHGMELTSGNTDPSENLTQSSEEGNEAEERSFHYGVNPRELERRLHELLETRQQERIAELESALEYAERMLHERDREICWWRDTAKLVSHHKDETLFR; encoded by the exons ATGCATGGCTTGGTGTTGGACATAGAGGAGAGTCCCTGCGTGGACTCCGATTCTTTGGGTGGAAGTCACATGGAGGAGAAGAGAATAGCCGATTTCCTCCCGGGATGCAAAGCCGGGGCAATGgagaacaagaaaagaagaaaaacgtGGGACATTTGCCTATCCCTTCCCCACTCCTCTGCCTCCGCTGCCGACTCTCTTTCTCCTCGCGTTCTGCTCTCCCGGCTGCGCCTCTCGCTCCACAAGGCATCGCCGGCCCGCGGCGGCGGAGCGGGGGATGGGATCGGATGCCGGATGCGGTTCCCGAGGCATCGCTCTTTTAAGAAGGAGAAGGACGAGGAGCGAGGGGAGGTGGAATGCGAGGAGAATGAGGCGGAGGTGGGCGGAGGGAAGGTGGTGGATTCACCTGTTTCGGCGCCGCCGGCGAGCGGGGGGAGGGCCTCGCCGTTGCCGGACTCCGCCATTGTGGATGGAGGCAGGGAGGGTTCCGGCGAGACAG GAAGGAAGCCAGAAGAAGTGTCTTTAAACCTAGGTATGGGGATAGGTCTGGTCTTTCTCTTAGCCAGGAGCGCAACTGAATTCGATAAGATGGTAGAACTGCGGGCGCAGATGGAAACGCTGCTTAAAGACATTAAGGATGAGATCCAGAGGAAGGAAGTACCTCCTAACAATACAGAGTCAAATAATATTATTGGCTCTTCTGCATCTAATAGCTTTGGAAATGGAAATACAAGCAATTCCATATCTTTGCGAAATGATAGAGCATCTTACCATTTGCCAAGGTTGCACAGTGCCATGGAATCTGCTGCACAGTCCAAGTGTGATACGGCCCCAGGAAGCAAAAGGTGCTTGAAGGTTGATCAAATAGAAGCAGAGCTCGAAATTGAACTAGAACGTCTGCGACTCGATTTGGGAGACAAAGATTCATCTGCTTATCTACAACCACACGGAATGGAG TTGACAAGCGGGAATACGGATCCTTCTGAGAACTTAACCCAAAGTTCTGAAGAAGGCAATGAAGCCGAAGAAAGAAGTTTTCACTATGGGGTTAACCCACGAGAGCTGGAAAGGAGATTGCATGAGCTTCTAGAAACAAGACAGCAAGAGAGGATAGCAGAGCTAGAATCTGCACTGGAATATGCTGAGAGAATGCTACATGAAAGGGACAGAGAGATATGCTGGTGGAGGGACACTGCAAAGCTGGTCTCACATCATAAGGATGAAACTCTATTTAG GTAA